In Erwinia tasmaniensis Et1/99, a single genomic region encodes these proteins:
- a CDS encoding methyl-accepting chemotaxis protein — MNFLKNYTIRAVLLWILGIFCFMWGAVGIYSLSSLSQLSKGDAVGHQLIDQMTILSKGNDQYFRVITRLARATDSRKPQDMDAAKQSLENMTALLAEFKAHTPGPLDRQYATAATERWQKLLEEGVIPQVRLAQQPALDDYRLHARTVTPALSREFGASVEKFNTAAAAKLDQTRINGEHLISTTKTVLILAMVLGIAILLLTDRYLVAMLVRPLNNLREHFRLITEGDLTHTLRDLSRNCVGRLVPMVREMQDSLREAVSSIRSGTDNIHLGAAEISSGNNDLSSRTEQQASALEQTAASMEQLTATVKLNADHARQASTLADNASLTAGKGGVLVTDVITTMEGISDSSKKIADITSVINSIAFQTNILALNAAVEAARAGEQGRGFAVVASEVRSLAQRSAGAAKEIETLIADSVSRVNNGSKLVAKAGSNMKDIVQSVNEVTEIMKQISCASEEQSKGINQVATAVSEMDSVTQQNASLVGEVSSAASALERQTVELTLSVSRFRLPESSESALRSTPAVVKPAAAKGAAGSGDDWLAF; from the coding sequence ATGAATTTTCTAAAAAACTACACGATCCGCGCTGTTCTGCTGTGGATTTTGGGGATCTTCTGTTTCATGTGGGGGGCGGTGGGCATATACAGCCTAAGCTCCCTAAGCCAGCTGAGCAAAGGGGATGCGGTCGGGCATCAGTTGATCGACCAGATGACCATCCTGAGTAAAGGCAACGACCAGTATTTCCGCGTGATTACCCGCCTGGCTCGCGCTACAGATTCTAGAAAGCCGCAGGATATGGATGCGGCAAAGCAATCTCTGGAAAATATGACCGCACTGCTGGCGGAGTTTAAGGCGCATACGCCAGGCCCGTTGGATAGGCAGTATGCCACAGCGGCAACGGAACGCTGGCAGAAGCTGCTGGAAGAGGGCGTCATTCCCCAGGTGCGGCTGGCACAGCAGCCCGCGCTTGACGACTACCGCCTTCATGCCCGTACCGTCACCCCGGCCTTGAGCCGCGAATTTGGCGCAAGCGTGGAGAAATTCAACACCGCTGCGGCGGCTAAACTCGATCAAACGCGGATAAACGGCGAGCACCTTATCAGCACCACCAAGACCGTACTGATTCTGGCAATGGTGCTCGGGATCGCTATTTTGCTGTTAACCGACCGCTATTTAGTCGCGATGCTGGTTCGTCCACTGAATAACCTGCGTGAACATTTCCGCCTGATTACCGAAGGCGATCTCACCCATACTTTACGTGATTTAAGTCGCAATTGCGTCGGCCGTTTGGTGCCAATGGTGCGGGAAATGCAGGACAGTCTGCGCGAAGCCGTCAGCTCCATTCGCAGCGGAACCGATAATATTCATCTTGGCGCGGCTGAGATCTCGTCTGGCAACAACGATCTCTCATCGCGTACCGAACAGCAGGCATCCGCGCTGGAGCAGACCGCCGCCAGCATGGAACAATTGACGGCAACGGTAAAACTTAACGCCGATCACGCCCGTCAGGCCAGTACGCTGGCGGATAACGCCTCCCTGACGGCAGGAAAGGGCGGCGTTCTGGTGACAGACGTGATCACAACGATGGAGGGGATCTCTGACAGTTCGAAGAAAATTGCCGATATTACCTCCGTTATAAACAGCATTGCGTTTCAGACCAATATCCTGGCACTGAATGCCGCGGTAGAAGCCGCGCGTGCCGGTGAACAGGGGCGTGGTTTCGCCGTGGTGGCCAGTGAGGTGCGCAGTCTCGCCCAGCGCAGTGCGGGCGCGGCGAAGGAGATTGAGACCCTGATCGCCGATTCAGTATCGCGCGTAAATAACGGCTCAAAACTGGTGGCCAAGGCGGGAAGCAACATGAAGGATATCGTGCAGTCGGTGAATGAGGTCACAGAGATTATGAAGCAAATCTCCTGCGCCTCGGAGGAACAAAGCAAGGGGATAAACCAGGTGGCTACTGCGGTTTCAGAAATGGATAGCGTCACCCAGCAAAATGCCTCACTGGTTGGAGAAGTCTCCTCGGCCGCCAGCGCGTTAGAACGCCAGACCGTTGAACTGACTCTGTCAGTTTCCAGATTCCGCCTGCCTGAAAGTTCTGAATCTGCGTTGCGGTCAACGCCAGCCGTTGTTAAGCCAGCGGCGGCGAAAGGTGCTGCTGGGTCAGGTGACGACTGGCTAGCCTTCTGA
- a CDS encoding tyrosine-type recombinase/integrase, whose protein sequence is MNPVALQNSPERISALSIAPGVDFSMAIALRRIATSNGVTPFYLLAPEVSALLHYMPDRKHHFLFSTLWNTGARIGEACSLQPESFVLDGPRPFVRILSEKVRSRRGRPPKDAVRLVPLSDRSYVHQVISWMATARPRRREPIWSATDETMRNWLKAAVNRAAADGVHFSIPVTPHTFRHSYIMHMLYHRQPLKVIQSLVGHKDARSIEVYTRVFALELAGTLAVPFTGDGSDAAAVLRSLPPQS, encoded by the coding sequence ATGAACCCCGTTGCCCTGCAGAATTCACCAGAACGCATCAGTGCGCTGAGCATCGCGCCGGGCGTAGATTTTTCGATGGCCATTGCCCTGAGACGGATAGCGACGTCGAACGGCGTGACGCCCTTCTACCTGCTGGCACCAGAAGTGAGCGCATTACTCCACTATATGCCCGACCGTAAGCACCACTTTCTGTTCAGCACGCTGTGGAACACCGGTGCCCGTATCGGGGAAGCCTGCAGCCTTCAGCCGGAGTCTTTCGTGCTGGACGGCCCGCGACCTTTTGTGCGCATCCTCTCGGAAAAGGTCCGAAGCCGCCGGGGGCGCCCGCCTAAGGATGCCGTACGTCTGGTACCACTCAGTGACAGGAGCTACGTGCATCAGGTTATAAGCTGGATGGCCACCGCCCGTCCCAGGCGCCGTGAACCGATATGGTCAGCCACAGATGAAACCATGCGCAACTGGCTGAAGGCGGCGGTCAACCGGGCGGCGGCGGATGGCGTACATTTTTCAATACCGGTGACGCCGCACACGTTTCGCCATTCGTACATCATGCACATGCTTTACCACCGTCAGCCGCTGAAAGTTATCCAGTCACTCGTTGGCCACAAGGATGCACGATCGATTGAGGTCTATACCCGGGTGTTTGCACTTGAGCTTGCGGGTACGCTGGCCGTGCCCTTCACCGGCGATGGTTCCGATGCGGCGGCAGTACTACGCTCCCTGCCCCCCCAGTCGTAA